GCAGTTTGCTGGGGCGCTTTGGCATGCGCTCGATTGGCATTGCGCAGTCTTTCGCGTTCAGTCGCCAGAGCGCCCCGGCGCCTGAACCTGTTCCAGCCTTTGTGCCGACACGGCTGCCGGCGCGTCAGCCGGTGCGCAGCGTGACGCCGCCGCCCGTTCGCAGCCGGCCTTTTGCAACCGTGACGCCGCTGCCGTCGGTGGTGAAAGCCGTCAACCCGGACGCCGCCACGTTGCTGGCCAACATCGCCGCACTGGCCAACGAAGGCAAAAGCGCCGAAGCTCGCGCCGCGTGCGAACGCTATTTGCGCAGCCATGAACCGGTGGCCCAGGTGTTTTACTGGCTCGGCCTGCTCAGCGATGTTGCCGGCAGTGCTTTCGAAGCCCAGGGTTTCTATCGCAAAGCGTTGTACCTCGAACCGCAACATCCCGACGCGTTGATGCACCTGGCGGCCTTGCTGCAATCCCAGGGCGACACGGCGGGCGCCCGACGATTGCAGGACCGCGCCGCCCGCAGCGAGCGCGTAGACAGTGAGCGCAAACGATGACCGCCGACACCTTTAGCCTCACCCATGAAGATGCCCAGGCCATCGACGATTGCTGGAACCGCATCGGTATCCACGGCGACAAGTCCTGCCCGCTGCTGATCGACCATATTCACTGCCGCAACTGCGCGGTGTATTCGGCCGCCGCCACGCGTTTGCTTGACCGCTACGCGTTGCAGCAGGATGACTGCGGGCAAGTCTCGGTCGCGGTCGAAAGCGATGTGAAAACCCGCTCGCTGTTGATGTTCCGCCTCGGTGAAGAATGGCTGGGCCTGGCCACCCGCAGCCTGGTGGAAGTGGCGCCGCTGCAAGCCATCCATTCCCTGCCGCACCAGCGCTCCCGGGCCTTGCTTGGCGTGGCGAACGTGCGCGGCGCGCTGGTGGCGTGCCTCTCGCTGGTGGAACTGCTGGGGCTGGACGCCACCAGCAGCGTGGCTTCAGGCGCGCGCGTGATGCCGCGCATGTTGATCATTGCCGCCCACGGGGGACCGGTGGTGGTGCCGGTGGACGAAGTCGACGGCATCCATGCCATCGACGAACGCACCCTCGACGCGGCGTCCCTCTCCGGTAGCCAGGCGAGCGCCAAATACACCCGTGGCGTGTTGCAATTCAAAGGTCGCAGCCTGCGCTGGCTGGATGAAGAACAGCTGCTGTCCGCCGTGACCCGGAGCCTCACATGACCCCCGAGCAAATGCGCGACGCCTCGTTGCTGGAACTGTTCAGCCTGGAAGCCGAAGCCCAGACCCAGGTGTTGAGCGCGGGTCTGCTGGCGCTTGAACGCGATCCGACCCAGGCCGTGCACCTCGAGTCGTGCATGCGTGCGGCCCACTCGCTCAAGGGCGCGGCGCGGATCGTCGGGGTCGATGCCGGGGTCAGCGTTGCCCATGTGATGGAAGATTGCCTGGTCAGTGCCCAGGAAGGCCGATTGTATCTGCGCCCCGAGCACATAGATGCCTTGCTGCAGGGCACCGATTTGCTGATGCGCATCGCTACGCCGAACAACGGGCCAACGCCGGCGGACATCGATAGTTATGTGGGCTTGATGGGGCGTCTGCTGGATCCGCTGGCACTTGCCGCGCCGATCAGCACGCCGATTGCGCCATTCATGACCGGTCCGGAAGTCCCATCCCTCGAACGGTTGACTCCAGAAATCGAGCCAGTCATCGCCGCGCCCGAAGCGCCGGAGGTGCCAGCCGAACCCGTCGCACCGCGTAACACCAAGCGCACCACCGAAAACGGCGAGCGTGTCTTGCGGGTCACGGCCGAACGCTTGAACAGCCTGCTCGACCTGTCGAGTAAATCCCTGGTGGAAACCCTGCGGCTCAAACCGCACCTGGCCACCATGCAGCGTTTGAAACGCCTGCAGAACAACGGCCTGCGGGCACTGGAAAACCTCAACGTCCACCTCAAGGAGCAGGCCTTGAGCCTGGAGGCCCGGGAAGCCCTCGAAGATGCTCGGCGGTTGCTGGCGGAATCCCAGCAATTGCTGGTGGAAAAAAACGCCGAACTGGATGAGTTCGCCTGGCAGGCCAGTCAACGGGCGCAGGTGTTGTACGACACGGCGCTGGCCTGTCGCATGCGGCCGTTTGCCGATGTGCTGACCGGCCAGGTGCGCATGGTCCGTGACCTGGGTCGCAGCCTTGGCAAACAGGTACGTCTGGAGATCGAGGGCGAGAAAACCCAGGTCGACCGCGACGTTCTGGAAAAACTCGAAGCGCCGCTGACGCACCTGCTGCGCAATGCCGTCGATCACGGCATTGAATCCCCGGGGCAACGGTTGCTGGCCGGCAAACCTGAAGAAGGTTTGATCCGCCTGCGCGCGTCCCATCAGGCCGGTCTGCTGGTACTGGAATTGAGCGATGACGGCAACGGCGTCGATCTGGAAAAGGTCCGCCGCAGCATCATCGAACGTCAGTTGTCTCCGCCGGAAACCGCCGCGCAGTTGAGCGAAGAGGAACTGCTGACGTTTCTGTTCCTGCCGGGTTTCAGCCTGCGGGACAAGGTCACCGAAGTGTCTGGACGCGGCGTCGGGCTGGACGCGGTTCAGCACATGGTTCGTCAGCTGCGCGGCGCGGTGGTGCTGGAGCAGGCGGCGGGCGAGGGCAGCCGTTTCCACCTCGAAGTGCCGCTGACGCTGTCGGTGGTGCGCAGTCTGGTGGTGGAAGTCGGCGACGAGGCGTATGCGTTTCCGCTGGCTCACATCGAGCGCATGTGCGATCTGGAGCCGGCGGACATCGTGCAGGTCGAAGGCCGTCAGCACTTCTGGTACGAAGGCCGGCACGTCGGATTGGTCGCCGCAAGCCAATTGCTCCAGCGCCCGGCAAATCAGAACAGTCACCAAACGCTCAAGGTCGTGGTAATCCGCGAGCGCGATGCGATCTACGGCGTCGCGGTCGAGCGGTTCATCGGCGAGCGCACGCTGGTGGTTTTGCCGCTGGACGAACGTCTGGGCAAGGTGCAGGACATTTCTGCCGGCGCCTTGCTCGACGACGGTTCGGTGGTGCTGATTGTCGACGTCGAAGACATGCTGCGGTCCGTGGATAAACTGCTCAATACCGGTCGCCTGGAACGTATTGCCCGCCATAGTAATCAGGCGCCCGAAGCGGCGCGCAAACGGGTGCTGGTGGTCGACGATTCGCTGACCGTTCGCGAGTTGCAGCGCAAATTGTTGGTCAATCGCGGCTACGACGTGGCCGTGGCGGTGGATGGCATGGATGGCTGGAACGCCCTGCGTTCGGAGGATTTCGATCTGCTGATTACCGATATCGACATGCCGCGCATGGATGGCATCGAACTGGTGTCTTTATTGCGCCGGGACAATCGATTGCAATCGCTGCCGGTTATGGTGGTGTCTTACAAGGACCGTGAAGAAGACCGTCGTCGTGGACTGGACGCCGGGGCCGACTATTATCTAGCCAAAGCCAGTTTTCATGACGACGCCCTGCTTGATGCAGTGGTTGAGCTCATCGGAGGAGCGCGGGCATGAAAATCGCAATCGTCAACGACATGCCCATGGCGGTAGAGGCTTTGCGCCGCGCCTTGGCGTTTGAGCCAGCGCACGAGGTGATCTGGGTCGCCGGCAATGGGGCCGAAGCGGTGCAACGTTGCGTGGAAAACACCCCGGACCTGATCCTGATGGACCTGATCATGCCGGTGATGGACGGCGTCGAGGCGACCCGACGGATCATGGCGGAGACGCCGTGCGCCATTGTGATTGTCACGGTCGACCGCCAGCAGAACGTGCATCGGGTGTTCGAGGCCATGGGGCATGGGGCGCTGGATGTGGTGGATACGCCCGCGATCGGTGCCGGCAATGCCCAGGAGGCCGCGGCGCCGCTACTGCGTAAGATCCTGAACATCAGCTGGCTGATCGGCGGCAAGGGTAATCAGGTGCGACCCGCGCCGAGTCCGTTGCGCCACTCGGGCTCCCGACAGAAATTGATCGCCATCGGTTCGTCCGCGGGCGGCCCTGCGGCGCTGGAAGTGCTGCTAAAGGGCCTGCCGCGAGATTTTACGGCGGCCATTGTGCTGGTCCAGCATGTCGACCAGGTGTTCGCCGCCGGCATGGCCGAATGGCTCAGCAGTGCCAGCGGCCTTAACGTGCGCCTGGCCCAGGAGGGGGAGCCGCCGCAGCCGGGCACCGTGCTGCTGGCCGGCACCAACCACCATATTCGCCTCCTGAAAAACGGCACGCTGGCGTACACCGCCGAGCCGGTCAACGAGATCTATCGGCCCTCGATCGATGTGTTTTTCGAGAGCGTGGCCAGTTACTGGAACGGCGATGCCGTGGGTGTTTTGTTGACCGGGATGGGGCGCGATGGCGCGCAGGGGCTTAAACTCATGCGTCAACAGGGCTACCTGACCATCGCTCAGGACCAACAAAGCAGCGCAGTCTATGGCATGCCGAAAGCGGCAGCGGCCATCGACGCGGCTGTGGAGATTCGCCCGCTGGACAAGATAGCGCCACGATTGCTGGAGATTTTCGCCAAATGACTACGCTTAGCAGCAATCCTGGTCCAGGTAGTACTCAGGTGACCGAACATGACTGACTTACAGCTCGACGGCTTCAAAACCGACGAAAACGCCGCGATGGTGTTGTTGGTGGACGATCAGGCCATGATCGGCGAGGCGGTTCGCCGCGGGTTGTCGAATGAAGAAAACATCGACTTCCACTTCTGCGCCGATCCGCATCAGGCGATTGCCCAGGCAATCCGGATCAAGCCGACCGTGATCCTGCAGGATCTGGTCATGCCCGGCCTCGACGGCCTGAGCCTGGTGCGTGAATACCGCAATCACCCGGCCACCAAGGATATTCCGATCATTGTGCTGTCGACCAAGGAGGACCCGCTGATCAAAAGCGCGGCATTCGCGGCCGGGGCCAATGATTATCTGGTGAAACTACCGGACAACATCGAGCTGGTGGCGCGTATTCGCTATCACTCGCGCTCCTACATGACCCTGTTGCAACGCGATGCGGCGTACCGCGCGTTGCGGGTCAGCCAGCAGCAATTGCTCGACACCAACCTGGTGCTGCAACGCCTGATGAACTCGGACGGCCTGACCGGGCTGTCGAACCGTCGTCACTTCGACGAGTACCTGGAGCTGGAGTGGCGCCGTTCGTTGCGTGATCAGAGCCAATTGTCGTTGCTGATGATCGATGTGGACTACTTCAAGTCCTACAACGACAACTTTGGCCACCTCGAAGGCGACGAAGCCTTGCGCAAGGTCGCCACAGCCATCCGTGACGCCAGCGCCCGGCCTTCGGACTTGCCTGCCCGTTATGGCGGTGAAGAATTTGCGCTGGTCCTGCCCAACACCACGCCGGGGGGCGCGCGACTGGTCGCGGAGAAACTGCGCCAGACCGTGGCCGCGCTGAAGATCCCGCACATTTCACCGACCGAAGGCTCAAGCCTGACCATCAGCATCGGCCTGTCGACCATGACCCCACAACCGGGCGCCGATTGCCGGCAATTGATCTCGGCGGCGGACAAGGGGCTGTACCTGGCGAAGAACAATGGGCGTAATCAGGTCGGCATCGAGTAACCCGCGACCGGATCTCCGCCTGGCAAATTCCCCCTGTGGCGAGGGAGCTTGCTCCCGCCGGGTCGCGCAGCGGCCTTTTTCACCGAAGGGACTGTTGCGCAGTCCAGCGGGAGCGAGCTCCCTCGCCACAGGTTGCTCGGTGTTCGCTTTAATCAATCGCCGCTAAAGCCGCCAGGCGGGCTGCCGAGACAGTCTGATTACGTTATACTCGCCGGCTTTCAAAAGTTCGCCAACGAGTGCTGCCCGCCATGGAAATCAACCCGATCCTTAACAGTATCAAGGACCTGTCCGAGCGCTCCGAAACTATTCGGGGGTATCTTTGACTACGATCAAAAGCATGAGCGTCTGACTGAAGTCAATCGCGAGCTTGAAGATCCGTCTGTCTGGAACAACCCGTCGTACGCTCAGGAACTGGGCCGCGAGCGGTCCCTGCTGGCGCAGATCGTCGAAACCCTCGACGAAATGCACACCGGCCTGGCCGACGCCAAAGACCTGCTGCTGATGTCCGCAGAGGAAGAAGACCAGGCCGCCGTCGATGACGTCGCCGCCGAAGTCGAGCGTCTGCGCGAGTCCCTGGAAAAACTCGAATTCCGTCGCATGTTCAGCGGTGAAATGGACGCCAACAACGCCTACCTGGACATCCAGGCCGGCTCCGGCGGCACCGAGGCCCAGGACTGGGCCAACATCCTGCTGCGCATGTACCTGCGCTGGGCTGACAAACGCGGTTTCGACGCGACCATCATGGAACTGTCGGCCGGTGAAGTCGCCGGGATCAAGGGCGCCACCGTGCACATCAAGGGCG
This DNA window, taken from Pseudomonas fluorescens NCIMB 11764, encodes the following:
- a CDS encoding chemotaxis response regulator protein-glutamate methylesterase — encoded protein: MKIAIVNDMPMAVEALRRALAFEPAHEVIWVAGNGAEAVQRCVENTPDLILMDLIMPVMDGVEATRRIMAETPCAIVIVTVDRQQNVHRVFEAMGHGALDVVDTPAIGAGNAQEAAAPLLRKILNISWLIGGKGNQVRPAPSPLRHSGSRQKLIAIGSSAGGPAALEVLLKGLPRDFTAAIVLVQHVDQVFAAGMAEWLSSASGLNVRLAQEGEPPQPGTVLLAGTNHHIRLLKNGTLAYTAEPVNEIYRPSIDVFFESVASYWNGDAVGVLLTGMGRDGAQGLKLMRQQGYLTIAQDQQSSAVYGMPKAAAAIDAAVEIRPLDKIAPRLLEIFAK
- a CDS encoding hybrid sensor histidine kinase/response regulator, translating into MTPEQMRDASLLELFSLEAEAQTQVLSAGLLALERDPTQAVHLESCMRAAHSLKGAARIVGVDAGVSVAHVMEDCLVSAQEGRLYLRPEHIDALLQGTDLLMRIATPNNGPTPADIDSYVGLMGRLLDPLALAAPISTPIAPFMTGPEVPSLERLTPEIEPVIAAPEAPEVPAEPVAPRNTKRTTENGERVLRVTAERLNSLLDLSSKSLVETLRLKPHLATMQRLKRLQNNGLRALENLNVHLKEQALSLEAREALEDARRLLAESQQLLVEKNAELDEFAWQASQRAQVLYDTALACRMRPFADVLTGQVRMVRDLGRSLGKQVRLEIEGEKTQVDRDVLEKLEAPLTHLLRNAVDHGIESPGQRLLAGKPEEGLIRLRASHQAGLLVLELSDDGNGVDLEKVRRSIIERQLSPPETAAQLSEEELLTFLFLPGFSLRDKVTEVSGRGVGLDAVQHMVRQLRGAVVLEQAAGEGSRFHLEVPLTLSVVRSLVVEVGDEAYAFPLAHIERMCDLEPADIVQVEGRQHFWYEGRHVGLVAASQLLQRPANQNSHQTLKVVVIRERDAIYGVAVERFIGERTLVVLPLDERLGKVQDISAGALLDDGSVVLIVDVEDMLRSVDKLLNTGRLERIARHSNQAPEAARKRVLVVDDSLTVRELQRKLLVNRGYDVAVAVDGMDGWNALRSEDFDLLITDIDMPRMDGIELVSLLRRDNRLQSLPVMVVSYKDREEDRRRGLDAGADYYLAKASFHDDALLDAVVELIGGARA
- a CDS encoding chemotaxis protein CheW, with product MTADTFSLTHEDAQAIDDCWNRIGIHGDKSCPLLIDHIHCRNCAVYSAAATRLLDRYALQQDDCGQVSVAVESDVKTRSLLMFRLGEEWLGLATRSLVEVAPLQAIHSLPHQRSRALLGVANVRGALVACLSLVELLGLDATSSVASGARVMPRMLIIAAHGGPVVVPVDEVDGIHAIDERTLDAASLSGSQASAKYTRGVLQFKGRSLRWLDEEQLLSAVTRSLT
- a CDS encoding response regulator → MTDLQLDGFKTDENAAMVLLVDDQAMIGEAVRRGLSNEENIDFHFCADPHQAIAQAIRIKPTVILQDLVMPGLDGLSLVREYRNHPATKDIPIIVLSTKEDPLIKSAAFAAGANDYLVKLPDNIELVARIRYHSRSYMTLLQRDAAYRALRVSQQQLLDTNLVLQRLMNSDGLTGLSNRRHFDEYLELEWRRSLRDQSQLSLLMIDVDYFKSYNDNFGHLEGDEALRKVATAIRDASARPSDLPARYGGEEFALVLPNTTPGGARLVAEKLRQTVAALKIPHISPTEGSSLTISIGLSTMTPQPGADCRQLISAADKGLYLAKNNGRNQVGIE
- the prfB gene encoding peptide chain release factor 2 (programmed frameshift): MEINPILNSIKDLSERSETIRGYLDYDQKHERLTEVNRELEDPSVWNNPSYAQELGRERSLLAQIVETLDEMHTGLADAKDLLLMSAEEEDQAAVDDVAAEVERLRESLEKLEFRRMFSGEMDANNAYLDIQAGSGGTEAQDWANILLRMYLRWADKRGFDATIMELSAGEVAGIKGATVHIKGEYAFGWLRTEIGVHRLVRKSPYDSGNRRHTSFSAVFVSPEIDDNIEIDINPSDLRIDTYRSSGAGGQHVNTTDSAVRITHVPTNTVVSCQNERSQHANKDTAMKMLRARLYEQEVQKRNAASQALEETKSDIGWGHQIRSYVLDASRIKDLRTNIERSDCDKVLDGDIDEYLVASLKQGL